The Solanum lycopersicum chromosome 6, SLM_r2.1 genome has a window encoding:
- the LOC138349011 gene encoding uncharacterized protein has translation MAIRMGRNLPQSNHVPSVHYFYCCGCRTHVAIIYYIPTLRTISSMYLCRFRVVVAEDEPQHGVVHGMNLTVAVSYCVQCGNLLMWKILAVSQPSSVYRVGGSVMRLDAFISCNSVTLFDFLYGGNNEQAPNDQDGGADEEQDGDINEQDLGANEQKVNQDGDAYEQDLGTNEQNVNQDGNTNEQDLSANEQNVDMGGNGGVNEQVPNEAVDIIEGLGNIDLNANI, from the exons ATGGCTATTAGGATGGGACGGAATTTGCCTCAATCCAATCATGTCCCTTCTGTTCATTACTTCTACTGTTGTGGTTGCAGAACTCACGTTGCAATCATCTATTACATTCCGACTCTACGGACTATTTCTAGTATGTATCTATGCAGGTTTAGGGTTGTAGTAGCAGAGGACGAGCCACAACATGGAGTGGTACATGGCATGAACTTGACGGTAGCCGTGAGTTACTGTGTCCAATGTGGAAACCTGCTCATGTGGAAAATT CTTGCCGTCTCCCAACCGTCTAGTGTTTATAGAGTAGGAGGATCCGTCATGAGATT GGACGCGTTTATTAGCTGTAACAGTGTAACGTTGTTTGATTTTCTCTATGGAGGCAATAATGAACAGGCTCCTAATGATCAAGATGGAGGTGCAGATGAAGAACAAGACGGAGACATTAATGAACAAGATTTAGGCGCTAATGAGCAAAAAGTTAATCAAGATGGAGACGCTTATGAACAAGATTTAGGCACTAATGAGCAAAATGTCAATCAAGATGGAAACACTAATGAACAAGATTTAAGCGCTAATGAGCAAAATGTTGATATGGGTGGAAATGGAGGCGTTAATGAACAAGTTCCTAATGAAGCTGTAGATATCATTGAGGGACTGGGCAATATTGATCTAAATGCAAACATTTGA
- the LOC112941646 gene encoding uncharacterized protein — translation MFIREGKFLMEWDKLSISNEGANADQDLVVNANEQDLGTNNMRSDELICWNDLHLLSRGDTEQAPNDQDNGENADQDGDANEQLPNDQDLGANEQDGDANEQDLGVNEQNSDEDGDGNEQVPNEEDSWTLLIKIKKEMIKMKAHLIKMERQLIKMLEELMKRPLLIEIVLLETLLMVMDTIDEDGETTDQDGDANEQDSGASPEQDGDSNEQDLGPLLIEVKKKLIKMKAQLIKTERQVIKIKTSDEDGDTTDQDGDANEQTLGGNEQNPDQDGYGNEQDSETLMIKMKTELIKTKAELIKMERQLMKMKEELIKRLTVEAVLIKKLLIKMET, via the exons ATGTTTATAAGAGAAGGAAAATTTCTTATGGAATG GGACAAGCTTAGTATATCGAATGAAGGCGCTAATGCTGATCAAGATTTAGTCGTCAATGCTAATGAACAAGATTTAGGCACTAATAATATGAGATC GGACGAGCTTATTTGCTGGAATGATCTTCATCTTCTCTCTCGAGGCGATACTGAACAGGCTCCTAATGATCAAGATAATGGAGAAAATGCTGATCAAGATGGAGATGCTAATGAACAGCTTCCTAATGATCAAGATTTAGGCGCTAACGAGCAAGATGGAGATGCTAATGAACAGGATTTAGGCGTTAATGAGCAAAATTCTGATGAAGATGGAGATGGTAATGAACAGGTTCCTAATGAAGAAGATTCATGGACGCTACTGATCAagataaagaaagaaatgatcAAGATGAAGGCTCACTTGATCAAGATGGAGAGACAACTGATCAAGATGCTGGAAGAACTGATGAAGAGGCCGCTACTGATCGAGATTGTACTGCTCGAGACACTACTGATGGTGATGGATACAATTGATGAAGATGGAGAGACAACTGATCAAGATGGAGATGCTAATGAACAAGATTCAGGCGCTAGTCCTGAACAAGATGGAGATAGTAATGAACAAGACTTGGGACCGCTGCTGATCGAGGTGAAGAAAAAACTGATCAAGATGAAGGCACAACTGATCAAGACAGAGAGACAAGTGATCAAGATAAAGACAAGTGATGAAGATGGAGACACAACTGATCAAGATGGAGATGCTAATGAACAAACTTTAGGCGGTAATGAGCAAAATCCTGATCAAGATGGATATGGTAATGAACAAGATTCAGAAACGCTAATGATAAAGATGAAGACAGAACTGATCAAGACGAAGGCAGAGCTGATTAAGATGGAGAGACAACTGATGAAGATGAAGGAAGAACTGATCAAGAGGCTAACGGTGGAGGCGGTACTGATCAAGAAGCTACTCATCAAGATGGAGACATAA
- the LOC112941647 gene encoding acidic leucine-rich nuclear phosphoprotein 32-related protein-like, with product MEEIPDDCDSIYCGGCRTRVAFIEDLYFTMWEVGVFDRVFNVEVSIDLNYHHRQDANTVANTYCVQCGRMLGWKYIQVIQQSLYVMEGTFHLRFDMLNFEEQNVDQDVGGNQQVPIEQEYQDGDGDQQVPHEQDLSTNEQNVDQDRGGDQQVPNEQDLGTNEQTADQDGGDDPQVPNEQDYQDRGGAQQVPIGQDLGANEQSVDQDGGGDQEVPTEQDLGANEQSVDQDGGGDQEVPTEQDLDDNEQNDDQDGGGDQEVPNEQDLDDNEQNDDQDGDGDEQNHDPDGRDIQQGINEHHLGANEQNVDQDGGGNEQGPNHQDGGPPMKQRKK from the exons ATGGAGGAAATCCCAGATGATTGTGATTCCATCTATTGCGGTGGGTGCAGAACTCGAGTTGCATTCATTGAGGATCTCTATTTTACT ATGTGGGAAGTAGGGGTCTTTGATAGGGT GTTTAATGTTGAAGTATCAATCGACCTGAATTATCATCACCGACAAGATGCAAATACCGTAGCCAATACTTACTGTGTCCAATGTGGAAGGATGCTCGGGTGGAAATAT ATTCAAGTCATCCAACAGAGCTTGTATGTTATGGAAGGAACATTCCATTTGAGATT TGACATGCTTAATTTTGAAGAGCAAAATGTTGATCAAGATGTAGGCGGTAATCAACAGGTTCCTATTGAACAAGAATATCAAGATGGAGACGGTGATCAACAGGTTCCTCATGAACAAGATTTAAGCACTAATGAGCAAAATGTTGATCAAGATAGAGGCGGTGATCAACAGGTTCCTAATGAACAAGATTTAGGCACTAATGAGCAAACTGCTGATCAAGATGGAGGCGACGATCCACAGGTTCCTAATGAACAAGATTATCAAGATAGAGGCGGTGCTCAACAGGTTCCTATTGGGCAAGATTTAGGTGCTAATGAGCAAAGTGTTGATCAAGATGGAGGCGGTGATCAAGAGGTTCCTACTGAACAAGATTTAGGTGCTAATGAGCAAAGTGTTGATCAAGATGGAGGCGGTGATCAAGAGGTTCCTACTGAACAAGATTTAGATGATAATGAGCAAAATGATGATCAAGATGGAGGTGGTGATCAAGAGGTTCCTAATGAACAAGATTTAGATGATAATGAGCAAAATGATGATCAAGATGGAGACGGTGATGAACAGAATCATGATCCAGATGGAAGGGACATTCAACAGGGTATTAATGAACACCATTTAGGTGCTAATGAGCAAAATGTTGATCAAGATGGAGGCGGTAATGAACAGGGTCCTAATCATCAAGATGGAGGGCCGCCAATGAAACAAAGGAAGAAATAG